The Thalassotalea sp. HSM 43 genome window below encodes:
- a CDS encoding L-serine ammonia-lyase, translating to MISVFDMFSIGIGPSSSHTVGPMRAANRFIESLKQNNVFDDVTRIKVELFGSLGQTGIGHGTGKACILGLHGEAPESVAVENIDKILDKTVKSEKIQLNHEREIDFPKSDAIIYHRRKTLPAHANAMTIFAYAADNVVLEKTYYSIGGGFIVEDSEFEKEKDKALSFHANIERPYRFSTADELLKLCDESGLSISSIMMANEKCLNDESYIRDELLKIWQCMYACVERGMTTEGTLPGGLNVKRRSPNLHRLLTVEKNADPLQAMDWVNLFALAVNEENAAGSQVVTAPTNGAAGIIPAVLCYYNKFVKPVSDDDCIRYLLTAAAIGILYKTNASISGAEVGCQGEVGVACSMAAGALTEIMGGCPKHVENAAEIGMEHNLGLTCDPVGGLVQVPCIERNAMGAVKAINASRLAMRGTGTQKVSLDKVIKTMWDTGQDMKTKYKETSRGGLAVNIIEC from the coding sequence ATGATCAGTGTATTTGATATGTTCTCGATTGGCATCGGTCCATCGAGCTCTCACACCGTCGGCCCAATGCGTGCCGCAAACCGTTTTATCGAGTCGCTAAAACAAAACAATGTGTTTGATGACGTCACTCGCATCAAAGTAGAACTGTTTGGTTCTTTAGGGCAAACCGGTATTGGCCACGGTACAGGCAAAGCCTGCATTCTCGGTCTACATGGTGAAGCCCCTGAAAGCGTTGCCGTTGAGAATATCGACAAGATCCTCGATAAAACGGTAAAAAGCGAAAAGATCCAGCTTAATCATGAGCGTGAAATCGACTTCCCAAAAAGTGACGCCATTATTTATCATCGTCGCAAGACATTGCCTGCGCATGCCAATGCAATGACCATTTTTGCTTACGCTGCTGACAACGTAGTTTTGGAAAAAACCTACTACTCAATTGGTGGCGGGTTTATCGTTGAAGACAGTGAGTTTGAAAAAGAGAAAGACAAAGCATTATCGTTCCATGCCAACATTGAACGACCTTACCGTTTTTCCACCGCTGATGAATTACTGAAACTGTGTGATGAAAGCGGATTAAGCATTTCGTCGATTATGATGGCCAATGAAAAGTGCCTTAATGATGAAAGCTACATTCGTGATGAATTATTAAAAATTTGGCAATGCATGTATGCCTGTGTTGAACGCGGCATGACTACCGAAGGCACCTTGCCGGGTGGCTTAAACGTAAAACGTCGTTCGCCAAACTTACATCGCTTACTAACCGTTGAAAAGAACGCCGATCCTTTACAAGCGATGGATTGGGTTAACTTGTTTGCTCTGGCGGTTAACGAAGAAAACGCCGCCGGTTCACAAGTGGTCACAGCACCAACAAACGGTGCCGCAGGTATCATCCCTGCCGTACTGTGTTACTACAACAAGTTTGTAAAACCGGTTTCCGATGACGATTGTATTCGTTACTTATTGACCGCCGCTGCGATTGGCATTTTGTATAAAACCAATGCTTCTATCTCTGGTGCTGAAGTGGGCTGTCAGGGTGAAGTTGGTGTTGCTTGTTCAATGGCCGCCGGTGCGTTAACAGAAATTATGGGTGGTTGCCCGAAACACGTAGAAAACGCCGCAGAAATCGGTATGGAACATAACCTTGGCCTCACCTGCGATCCTGTTGGTGGCTTGGTTCAAGTACCATGTATCGAGCGTAATGCCATGGGTGCGGTAAAAGCGATTAACGCGTCTCGCCTAGCTATGCGTGGCACCGGTACACAGAAAGTCTCTTTGGATAAAGTGATCAAGACCATGTGGGACACAGGTCAAGATATGAAAACGAAATACAAAGAAACCTCACGTGGTGGCTTGGCGGTAAACATCATCGAGTGTTAA
- a CDS encoding ACT domain-containing protein translates to MSGITELQQLLSAMSPKLQDDEFVFCTVSGDLCDYAALQPVATFIESEGLTLVLTKANALSAGLAFEGSFRQITLTVHSSLEAVGLTAAVSSKLAEKGISANVIAAYYHDHIFVQSTKADAALLALQEFS, encoded by the coding sequence ATGTCAGGCATTACCGAACTGCAACAGCTGTTAAGCGCCATGTCGCCCAAGCTACAAGATGATGAGTTTGTATTTTGTACGGTATCAGGCGATTTATGTGACTATGCTGCACTGCAACCTGTAGCCACATTTATCGAGTCCGAAGGATTAACCCTAGTCTTAACAAAAGCCAACGCGTTAAGCGCAGGATTAGCGTTTGAAGGCAGTTTTCGCCAGATCACCCTTACCGTGCATTCAAGTTTAGAAGCGGTAGGGCTTACCGCTGCGGTATCAAGTAAACTCGCCGAGAAGGGCATTAGTGCAAACGTCATCGCCGCTTATTATCATGATCACATTTTTGTGCAATCAACTAAGGCTGATGCCGCACTGTTGGCGTTACAAGAGTTTTCATAA
- a CDS encoding TolB family protein, with amino-acid sequence MSHSPFPAVNKIPNHIARLALLPMAIFSAATVAVEDDVYLAELTNNTVNSVTNVTNRPGYDNQPHFSEDGKALLFTSMYPVSDKLTDKDAEKVQTDSMRYHIDSAAISNLTNSSASEYSPTITPDGKHFSVIRVGDDGRQLLHRYPYKSTANNAELQGETILKDVFDVGYHVWLNQDELLLFVLGEPMMLQRASVETGKTAMVDTDIGRTLRALPETVASTPQFSYTKAKGDRWQLKVYQADTKTVTEHSMLPGHNMYYAWHPDGSLLSASEAKVMVNRQWQHKDEWQLFADFSEQCQGSITRMVVSDDSSKLAFVCSVPAANPEK; translated from the coding sequence ATGAGTCATTCTCCTTTTCCTGCCGTTAATAAAATTCCTAATCATATTGCCCGTTTGGCGCTGTTGCCAATGGCGATATTTAGCGCTGCAACCGTAGCGGTAGAAGATGACGTATATTTGGCTGAGCTGACAAACAATACGGTTAACAGTGTCACCAATGTCACTAACCGACCAGGGTATGACAATCAACCGCATTTTTCTGAAGATGGAAAGGCATTACTGTTTACCTCCATGTATCCGGTGAGTGACAAGCTAACCGATAAAGACGCTGAAAAAGTGCAAACAGACAGCATGCGCTACCACATTGACAGCGCCGCGATCAGCAATTTAACCAACTCTTCAGCCAGTGAATATTCGCCTACGATTACCCCTGATGGTAAGCATTTTTCCGTAATACGAGTTGGCGATGATGGCCGTCAACTGTTGCACCGTTACCCGTATAAGAGCACCGCCAATAACGCTGAATTGCAAGGCGAAACCATTCTTAAAGATGTATTCGATGTCGGCTATCACGTGTGGCTAAATCAGGACGAATTATTGTTGTTTGTACTTGGTGAGCCGATGATGTTGCAACGTGCCTCAGTTGAAACTGGCAAGACGGCTATGGTTGATACCGATATCGGTCGTACCTTGCGTGCGCTGCCAGAGACTGTCGCGTCAACGCCACAGTTTAGTTACACCAAGGCCAAAGGCGACCGCTGGCAATTAAAAGTTTACCAAGCTGATACAAAAACAGTGACCGAACATAGCATGCTACCGGGTCACAACATGTATTATGCTTGGCACCCAGATGGTAGCTTGCTTTCAGCCAGCGAGGCCAAAGTGATGGTCAATCGTCAATGGCAGCACAAAGATGAATGGCAGTTGTTTGCTGATTTTAGCGAGCAGTGTCAGGGCAGCATTACTCGCATGGTGGTCAGTGATGATAGCTCAAAATTAGCGTTCGTTTGTTCTGTACCTGCAGCTAATCCTGAAAAATAA